In a single window of the Acidobacteriota bacterium genome:
- a CDS encoding GNAT family N-acetyltransferase, which translates to MSDNIEIRECESLDQLGSCVELQRAVFALPETEISPVRHFIVTKNAGGFTLGAYLGERLVGFVLSVPAFLRGEPAFYSHMTAVDNEFQSLGLGRRLKWAQRERALSEGVKYVKWTFEPVKARNAYFNLEKLGAIVSEYRENFYGIDYGTSPETDGEKIGLASDRLFAEWHLESDKVIALSRGEKFENPGSPAAAIVIMNDWNALVAADPKSALAEQMRIRAEFQEAFEAGFIGRGFHRDRERPAYLLYRG; encoded by the coding sequence ATGTCAGATAATATCGAGATACGAGAGTGCGAATCGCTGGATCAGCTCGGAAGCTGTGTAGAGCTCCAAAGAGCGGTCTTTGCCTTGCCGGAGACGGAAATTTCGCCTGTCCGGCATTTCATTGTTACAAAGAATGCGGGCGGTTTTACGCTTGGAGCTTATTTGGGAGAACGTCTTGTCGGGTTCGTCCTGAGCGTGCCGGCCTTTCTTCGCGGCGAGCCTGCGTTCTATTCCCATATGACCGCCGTGGACAATGAGTTTCAGAGCCTCGGCCTCGGGCGTCGATTAAAATGGGCCCAGCGGGAACGCGCGTTGTCTGAGGGCGTAAAGTATGTCAAATGGACATTTGAGCCCGTAAAGGCGAGAAATGCGTATTTTAACCTGGAAAAGCTGGGTGCGATCGTCAGCGAATATCGGGAGAATTTCTACGGCATCGATTACGGTACCTCGCCCGAGACCGACGGCGAGAAGATCGGCCTGGCAAGCGACCGTTTGTTCGCCGAATGGCATTTGGAGAGCGATAAGGTGATCGCGTTGTCGCGCGGAGAAAAATTCGAGAACCCCGGATCTCCCGCGGCGGCCATTGTGATCATGAATGACTGGAATGCATTGGTCGCAGCTGATCCGAAATCCGCTTTGGCCGAGCAGATGAGAATTCGTGCTGAATTTCAGGAAGCGTTCGAAGCGGGTTTTATAGGACGGGGTTTTCATCGGGACAGAGAGCGGCCGGCATATTTGCTTTACCGCGGCTAG
- the ligA gene encoding NAD-dependent DNA ligase LigA — protein sequence MSVKQEIEKLRREIQRHNDLYYQKAEPEISDFEFDQLLERLKALEAEHPELITPDSPTQRVGGKADSLRPFKHNVPLMSLDNSYSLDELKAFTERCEKLAEGRKLEYVAELKIDGLSVSLHYEKGILTTAATRGDGQAGDEVTQNAKTIRTVPLRLKADAPEHAEVRGEVFLSRSQFARINAELEMQDEKTFANPRNCASGTVRMLDSQIVASRRLDMFPYDVLAGNQKMFATHWENFEWLERNGFNVNPNRRLCGSFDELVEFVNDMETHRDTLDYEIDGVVVKVNSTALQEEFGATTKAPRWAIAYKYPARQATTKLLSISVQVGRTGALTPVANLEPVQLAGTTVARASLHNEDEIKRLGLKIGDYVLIEKSGEIIPQVLQNIPSKRDGSETEFVFPIICPVCGAEAVRPEGEAVRRCTNPDCPAKIKARIQYYASRKAMDIEGLGEVLVETLVDKGMIRDVSDLYSLKVEDIAALERMAEKSGTNLIDQVEASKTRGLQRLLYGIDIRHVGERYAKLLANNFRSIDRIAHASADELDDIPEIGLAVAESVHTWFRDPKNLELIERLKAAGVETEMDEASTAALDERFVGKTFVLTGKLENYTRDEAAKLIEERGGRISSSVSKKTDFVVAGSDAGSKLTKAESLGVVVLSESDFNSMFS from the coding sequence ATGAGCGTAAAACAAGAGATCGAGAAATTGCGTCGCGAGATCCAGCGGCATAACGACCTTTACTATCAAAAGGCGGAGCCGGAGATATCGGACTTTGAGTTCGATCAACTGCTCGAGCGTTTGAAGGCGCTTGAGGCCGAACATCCCGAATTGATAACGCCCGACAGCCCTACACAACGCGTGGGCGGAAAGGCGGATTCGCTGCGGCCTTTCAAACACAACGTGCCGCTGATGTCGCTGGACAACAGCTACAGCCTCGACGAGTTGAAAGCGTTTACTGAACGCTGTGAAAAGCTCGCCGAAGGCAGAAAGCTGGAATATGTCGCCGAGCTGAAGATCGACGGGCTCAGCGTTTCGCTGCATTACGAAAAGGGCATTCTAACGACTGCGGCGACACGCGGCGACGGCCAGGCCGGAGACGAAGTTACTCAAAACGCAAAGACCATTCGCACCGTTCCGCTGCGGTTAAAAGCGGACGCACCGGAGCACGCCGAGGTCCGCGGAGAAGTATTCTTGTCCAGGTCCCAGTTTGCCCGTATCAACGCGGAACTTGAGATGCAGGACGAGAAAACGTTCGCTAATCCGCGCAACTGTGCGAGCGGCACGGTCCGAATGCTCGATTCGCAGATCGTCGCATCGCGGCGGCTCGATATGTTTCCGTATGACGTTCTTGCCGGCAATCAAAAGATGTTCGCGACACATTGGGAGAATTTTGAATGGCTGGAACGCAACGGGTTTAACGTCAACCCGAATCGGCGTCTGTGCGGCAGTTTTGATGAGCTTGTCGAGTTTGTCAACGACATGGAAACGCACCGCGACACGCTGGATTACGAGATCGATGGCGTTGTCGTAAAGGTCAATTCGACGGCGTTGCAGGAGGAATTCGGAGCGACGACTAAGGCACCGCGTTGGGCCATCGCATATAAATATCCGGCACGCCAGGCGACCACAAAGCTGCTTTCGATCAGCGTTCAGGTCGGGCGAACCGGAGCTTTGACGCCGGTCGCAAACCTTGAGCCTGTTCAGCTTGCCGGTACAACGGTTGCACGGGCATCGCTTCATAATGAGGACGAAATAAAGCGGCTCGGCCTTAAGATCGGCGACTATGTGCTGATAGAAAAAAGCGGCGAGATCATTCCGCAAGTTCTTCAAAATATTCCGTCGAAACGTGACGGCAGCGAAACGGAATTCGTCTTTCCGATAATTTGCCCCGTTTGCGGTGCCGAAGCCGTTCGCCCCGAAGGTGAAGCTGTTCGCCGCTGCACAAATCCCGATTGTCCTGCCAAGATCAAAGCACGCATTCAGTATTACGCATCGCGAAAGGCAATGGACATCGAGGGCCTCGGCGAAGTGTTGGTTGAAACACTCGTTGATAAAGGCATGATCCGTGACGTTTCCGACCTTTATAGTTTGAAGGTCGAGGACATCGCTGCATTGGAACGCATGGCAGAAAAATCGGGCACAAATCTGATCGACCAGGTCGAAGCGAGCAAGACACGCGGGCTGCAGCGGCTTCTGTACGGCATTGATATACGCCACGTTGGAGAACGCTATGCGAAGCTCTTAGCCAATAATTTCCGCAGCATTGACCGCATTGCACACGCGTCGGCAGATGAACTCGACGACATTCCCGAGATCGGCTTGGCCGTTGCCGAGAGCGTTCACACGTGGTTTCGCGATCCGAAGAATCTCGAACTTATCGAGAGGCTCAAGGCCGCCGGCGTTGAGACGGAAATGGACGAGGCCTCGACCGCCGCGTTGGACGAACGATTTGTCGGAAAGACCTTTGTGTTGACCGGAAAACTCGAAAATTACACTCGCGACGAGGCCGCAAAACTCATCGAAGAACGCGGCGGCCGCATTTCGTCGTCCGTCAGCAAAAAGACGGATTTCGTCGTTGCCGGCAGCGACGCGGGGTCGAAATTGACCAAGGCTGAATCGCTCGGAGTAGTTGTCTTATCAGAGAGTGATTTCAATTCTATGTTTTCGTAA
- a CDS encoding bifunctional methionine sulfoxide reductase B/A protein, whose product MAGVALQSREVIPDGVFSFVSPSPTPDAGVPLNVLTDAEKRIIVDKGTDRPFTGELTDNFVEGRYYCRQCDAPLFNSKDKFPSKCGWPSFDLEIPGAVTKLPDPDGERTEIVCSRCKGHLGHVFYGEGYTDKDTRHCVNSTSMVFVPRRSKDNANVAVFAGGYFWGVEYYFLREKGVKSVRSGYTGGSVASPTYEQVLTKKTGHFEAVEVVFDPKVTSYETLARLFFEIHDPTQADGQGADIGPQYLSAVFFQDEEQRQTAEKLIKILEGKGLKVATRLKPARRFWPAEEYHQRYYEKNGGTPYCHVRVKRF is encoded by the coding sequence ATGGCAGGCGTTGCTCTGCAATCGCGAGAGGTTATTCCCGACGGTGTTTTCTCTTTCGTTTCGCCATCGCCGACTCCCGATGCCGGCGTGCCGCTTAATGTGCTTACTGACGCCGAGAAACGAATAATCGTGGACAAGGGAACGGACCGCCCATTCACAGGCGAACTTACGGACAATTTCGTGGAAGGCAGATATTACTGCCGCCAATGCGACGCTCCGCTCTTCAATTCCAAAGATAAATTCCCTTCAAAATGCGGCTGGCCCAGCTTTGATCTGGAAATTCCCGGAGCAGTAACTAAACTTCCCGACCCCGACGGCGAGCGGACCGAGATCGTCTGCTCCCGCTGCAAAGGCCATCTCGGCCACGTTTTCTACGGTGAAGGCTACACCGACAAGGATACGAGGCATTGCGTTAATTCCACATCAATGGTGTTTGTCCCAAGAAGGTCAAAGGATAATGCCAATGTCGCGGTTTTCGCAGGCGGCTACTTTTGGGGCGTCGAATATTATTTCCTGCGTGAAAAAGGCGTAAAGAGCGTGCGTTCGGGCTACACCGGCGGCAGTGTGGCGAGCCCCACATACGAGCAGGTCCTCACGAAAAAGACGGGGCACTTTGAAGCTGTAGAGGTCGTATTCGACCCCAAAGTAACCAGTTACGAGACGCTCGCACGTCTGTTTTTCGAGATACACGATCCGACACAGGCCGACGGCCAGGGAGCCGACATCGGCCCGCAATATCTTTCCGCCGTATTCTTTCAGGACGAGGAACAGCGGCAGACCGCCGAAAAACTCATTAAGATCTTAGAAGGCAAAGGGCTGAAAGTTGCCACGCGTCTCAAACCCGCCCGCAGATTCTGGCCCGCGGAAGAGTATCATCAACGCTATTACGAAAAGAACGGCGGTACCCCGTATTGCCACGTGCGTGTGAAGAGGTTTTAG
- a CDS encoding alcohol dehydrogenase catalytic domain-containing protein, with translation MKALTISNGKLVMAEADRPTANGEALVRVTMSGICNTDIEIARGYANFEGVIGHEFVGVVEECSARPDIVGKRVVGEINAGCGKCDLCRSGDPRHCPDRTVLGIVRRNGAHAEYLTLPPENLIELTDNISDEQAVFTEPLAAAAGIADAVRINAETRVAVIGDGKLGLLCAAALHFLSPSLVVVGKHPQKLWIAADMGIRTVLRRRIAPEHNSSFDVVVEASGSESGFSMALDLVRPRGTIVLKSTFHGTPTWEASRVVVDEITVIGSRCGRFRPALGLLESRSVDVERLISRIMPLSDGVEAMRVAAQPGVLKVLLKSAE, from the coding sequence ATGAAGGCTCTTACAATAAGCAACGGAAAATTGGTTATGGCCGAGGCCGATCGTCCGACCGCGAACGGCGAGGCTTTGGTGCGTGTCACCATGTCCGGCATCTGCAATACGGACATCGAGATCGCACGCGGCTATGCAAATTTCGAGGGCGTGATCGGGCATGAGTTCGTAGGTGTTGTGGAGGAGTGTTCGGCAAGGCCGGACATTGTGGGAAAACGTGTGGTTGGCGAGATCAACGCCGGCTGCGGAAAATGCGACCTTTGTAGATCTGGTGATCCGCGTCATTGCCCGGATCGTACGGTGCTTGGCATCGTAAGAAGAAACGGTGCCCATGCGGAATACCTGACGCTGCCGCCGGAAAATCTGATCGAACTGACAGACAATATCTCAGATGAGCAGGCAGTTTTCACGGAACCGCTGGCGGCCGCAGCGGGAATTGCCGATGCCGTCAGGATAAATGCGGAGACCCGTGTCGCGGTCATCGGCGACGGAAAACTCGGTCTGCTTTGCGCCGCAGCTCTCCATTTTCTTTCGCCTTCGCTCGTAGTTGTCGGTAAGCATCCGCAAAAGCTTTGGATAGCAGCGGATATGGGCATCAGAACAGTGCTGAGACGGCGGATCGCTCCTGAACACAACAGCTCATTTGACGTGGTCGTTGAAGCAAGCGGTTCCGAGAGTGGCTTTTCAATGGCACTTGACCTTGTTCGGCCCCGCGGGACGATCGTTCTTAAGTCGACGTTTCACGGAACACCGACGTGGGAAGCATCTCGAGTAGTTGTCGACGAGATAACGGTGATCGGTTCTCGCTGCGGGCGTTTTCGTCCGGCTCTCGGGCTTCTCGAATCTCGCTCAGTTGATGTGGAACGTCTCATCTCACGAATAATGCCGCTTTCCGACGGCGTGGAGGCAATGCGGGTCGCTGCACAGCCCGGAGTCCTGAAGGTTCTGCTGAAAAGTGCAGAATGA
- a CDS encoding aromatic ring-hydroxylating dioxygenase subunit alpha, which yields MFDIDKDIKKAWTLPSEFYTDAEVFAASREKIFAPSWQLVGHADSVEQLHPKTILQGMLDEPALLVRTQEGIRCLTNVCTHRAMLLVEEPCSGDLIRCRYHGRRFSLDGKMLSMPEFEEVENFPSESDDLSTIESAELGGFVFASVSPSVKFWEMTDDIAWLFERATAEGLRLTATREYEVNAHWALYCENYLEGFHIPYVHQGLNAVVDYGSYTTDLYRFASVQTGLDDRGEVAARYMFIFPNLMFNFYPWGISVNIVRPVAVDRTIVEFQTYVRDETFLEKGAGAYLHTVEMEDEAVVENVQRGVRSRFYDRGRYSPAREQGTHHFHRLIAEAMN from the coding sequence ATGTTCGACATCGACAAAGACATCAAGAAGGCATGGACACTGCCGTCGGAGTTTTACACCGATGCAGAGGTCTTTGCGGCGTCTCGGGAGAAGATATTTGCACCTAGCTGGCAGCTTGTGGGGCACGCGGACTCAGTTGAACAACTTCATCCGAAAACCATATTGCAGGGAATGCTCGACGAACCTGCGTTGCTGGTGAGGACGCAGGAAGGGATCCGATGTCTGACGAACGTTTGTACGCATCGTGCAATGCTGCTCGTCGAAGAGCCCTGTTCAGGCGATCTGATCAGATGTCGTTATCACGGCCGGCGTTTTTCGCTGGACGGAAAGATGCTGTCGATGCCTGAATTCGAGGAAGTCGAGAATTTTCCGTCCGAGAGCGATGACCTTTCGACGATCGAGTCCGCAGAGCTCGGCGGTTTTGTGTTTGCGTCTGTTTCTCCTTCCGTTAAGTTCTGGGAAATGACTGACGACATTGCCTGGCTTTTCGAAAGAGCGACCGCTGAAGGGCTGCGGCTGACCGCCACTCGAGAATATGAGGTCAACGCACATTGGGCGTTGTATTGCGAGAATTACCTCGAAGGATTTCATATTCCTTACGTGCATCAAGGATTGAACGCAGTTGTCGATTACGGCAGTTATACGACCGACCTTTATCGATTTGCATCGGTCCAAACGGGGCTCGATGATCGCGGTGAGGTAGCTGCCCGTTATATGTTCATCTTCCCGAATTTGATGTTCAATTTTTATCCGTGGGGAATCTCGGTGAATATTGTCAGGCCAGTCGCTGTCGACAGGACCATAGTCGAGTTTCAGACATATGTCCGCGACGAGACGTTTTTGGAAAAAGGAGCGGGAGCCTACCTCCATACGGTCGAAATGGAGGATGAGGCCGTTGTCGAAAATGTGCAGCGAGGCGTTCGCTCGCGATTCTACGACCGCGGACGATATTCGCCGGCCCGTGAGCAGGGAACACACCATTTCCATCGTCTGATCGCCGAAGCGATGAATTGA
- a CDS encoding serine hydroxymethyltransferase: MSDFFTANISDTDPLISNAIDSEVRRQADGLELIASENFVSEAVLQTMGTVFTNKYAEGYPGKRYYGGCEFSDVVEQAAIDRAKEIFGAEHANAQPHSGAQANMSVFLAAINHGDTILGMNLSHGGHLTHGHPLNFSGINFKVADYGVNRETEQIDYDELQRIAEESRPALLICGASAYPRTIDFERIGEIARSVGAKVMADIAHIAGLVAAGLHTSPIPHCEFVTTTTHKTLRGPRGGLILCKEEFAKDVDRAVFPGIQGGPLIHIIAAKAVSFGEALQPSFKEYQQQVITNAKALAETLSNAGLRIVSGGTDNHLMLVDVWMDGKGITGKDAEKALEQVHITVNKNTIPFDTQKPFVASGIRIGTPALTTRGMKEDEMRSIGAMIADVIHAPESDEVRSKVRRDVAEITSRFPLYSQRYKTDSTGTANA; this comes from the coding sequence ATGTCCGATTTCTTTACCGCAAATATCTCCGATACCGATCCGTTGATCAGCAATGCCATTGACAGCGAGGTTCGCCGGCAGGCCGATGGGCTTGAACTGATCGCTTCAGAGAATTTCGTTTCTGAGGCAGTTCTGCAGACGATGGGCACGGTTTTTACGAACAAATACGCCGAAGGCTATCCCGGAAAGCGTTACTACGGCGGCTGCGAGTTTTCAGACGTCGTCGAACAGGCCGCGATCGACCGCGCGAAAGAGATATTTGGAGCGGAACACGCGAACGCCCAGCCGCACAGCGGTGCGCAGGCGAATATGTCAGTATTCCTGGCGGCGATAAACCACGGCGACACGATCTTGGGCATGAACCTCTCGCACGGCGGGCATTTGACGCACGGCCATCCGCTGAATTTTTCGGGCATCAATTTCAAGGTCGCCGACTACGGCGTAAACCGCGAGACGGAACAGATCGACTACGACGAACTGCAGCGTATTGCCGAGGAAAGCCGCCCCGCACTTTTGATATGTGGTGCTTCGGCATATCCGAGGACCATCGATTTTGAACGCATTGGCGAGATCGCGCGATCGGTCGGTGCAAAGGTGATGGCCGATATCGCACATATCGCGGGGCTTGTCGCCGCGGGCCTGCATACTTCGCCGATCCCGCATTGTGAATTTGTAACAACTACGACGCATAAGACGCTTCGAGGCCCTCGCGGCGGCTTGATCTTGTGTAAGGAGGAGTTTGCGAAAGACGTTGACCGTGCCGTTTTCCCGGGCATTCAGGGTGGGCCGCTGATACACATCATCGCCGCAAAAGCGGTCTCATTTGGCGAGGCTCTGCAGCCGAGTTTCAAGGAATATCAGCAACAGGTCATAACGAACGCTAAGGCGCTCGCGGAAACCCTTTCAAATGCTGGCCTGCGCATCGTTTCAGGCGGCACGGACAATCACCTGATGCTAGTAGATGTTTGGATGGACGGCAAGGGCATCACGGGCAAAGATGCCGAAAAGGCACTTGAGCAGGTGCACATCACGGTAAACAAGAACACGATCCCGTTTGACACGCAAAAGCCTTTCGTTGCCTCGGGGATCCGCATAGGCACGCCGGCACTCACGACGCGAGGAATGAAAGAAGACGAGATGCGTTCGATCGGAGCGATGATAGCCGATGTGATCCACGCTCCCGAATCAGACGAGGTCAGGTCCAAGGTCCGCCGCGATGTAGCCGAGATCACTTCACGATTTCCTTTATACTCTCAGCGGTATAAGACGGATTCCACAGGCACTGCCAATGCGTAG
- a CDS encoding trypsin-like peptidase domain-containing protein, with product MPRILNHDSRYRIAFIFAVLVLLQFSVHAQSAEDLSRTFSDIAKLVGPSVVSIDAKGPAPQQSARTAPSPGNNDDVMEFLRRQMQQRPVQAVGSGFIVSPEGHIITNRHVIAGATRILVKLDSGEEYVARSLGDDEETDIAVLKIDARGPLPAVKLGDSESVKVGDWVLAIGSPFGLAKTVTAGIISQTRRETPFSTPFQRFIQTDAAINRGNSGGPLVNLRGEVIGVNSQIATSTGDFNGVSFALPSGETRHVYDQILKNGKVRRGYLGVLLDSVRPEFIAVYGLKETGGAIITDVRDKDGPAASVGIISGDIVVEFNGQPVAGAQDLITKVAMTQPDRSVELRFLREVGDELVSKTANIKLGERPAQSSTAGANDRRRLPLEGDIVDERPFGLSLTELTPALAASNRMQGQKGLLIEEISPASFITDVKNSGGGDALLEGDLIQRINRKPVTTLATFKDIVSKLNPGDPVVLHVAFYNPGTRSVQTKLVQFTVR from the coding sequence ATGCCCCGAATTTTGAACCACGATTCGAGATATAGGATCGCATTCATCTTTGCGGTTTTGGTGCTTTTGCAGTTTTCGGTCCACGCCCAGTCCGCGGAAGATCTATCCAGGACATTTTCCGATATTGCAAAGCTGGTCGGCCCCTCTGTTGTCAGTATTGACGCCAAAGGCCCGGCACCGCAGCAGTCGGCCCGCACCGCACCTTCGCCGGGCAACAACGACGACGTGATGGAGTTCCTGCGTCGGCAGATGCAGCAGCGGCCTGTTCAGGCTGTCGGCAGCGGATTTATCGTCAGCCCTGAAGGCCACATCATCACGAACCGCCACGTCATCGCGGGAGCAACGCGCATTCTCGTGAAACTCGATTCGGGCGAGGAATATGTTGCAAGATCGCTCGGTGATGATGAAGAAACTGATATCGCAGTGCTGAAGATCGATGCAAGAGGCCCGTTGCCCGCCGTTAAACTCGGTGATTCAGAATCAGTAAAGGTGGGTGATTGGGTGCTTGCGATCGGTTCGCCCTTCGGCCTCGCGAAAACCGTCACGGCCGGCATCATTTCGCAGACTCGGCGAGAGACGCCTTTCTCGACGCCGTTTCAGCGATTCATTCAGACGGATGCAGCGATAAACCGTGGTAATTCCGGCGGCCCGCTGGTGAACCTGCGCGGTGAAGTGATCGGGGTGAACTCGCAAATTGCGACATCAACAGGCGATTTCAACGGCGTAAGTTTTGCCCTTCCTTCGGGCGAAACTCGTCATGTATATGACCAGATATTGAAGAACGGCAAGGTTCGGCGAGGATATTTAGGAGTGCTATTGGATTCGGTACGCCCCGAATTCATAGCGGTATACGGCCTGAAAGAGACCGGCGGGGCAATAATCACCGATGTCCGCGACAAGGACGGCCCGGCAGCGTCCGTCGGGATAATATCGGGCGATATCGTGGTCGAGTTCAACGGCCAACCGGTCGCCGGTGCTCAGGATCTGATCACAAAGGTTGCCATGACGCAGCCCGACCGCAGCGTTGAGCTTCGCTTTCTTCGCGAGGTCGGCGATGAGCTGGTTTCAAAAACCGCAAACATTAAACTTGGTGAACGGCCGGCACAAAGCAGCACTGCCGGAGCCAACGACCGCCGGCGTTTGCCTTTGGAGGGCGACATCGTTGATGAGAGGCCGTTCGGACTTTCGCTGACAGAATTGACGCCCGCGTTGGCAGCATCAAATCGGATGCAGGGCCAGAAAGGTCTATTGATAGAGGAGATCAGCCCAGCGAGTTTTATCACCGACGTGAAGAACTCGGGCGGCGGCGATGCTTTGCTCGAGGGCGATCTGATACAGCGGATCAACAGAAAGCCTGTGACCACGCTTGCGACATTCAAAGATATCGTTTCGAAACTAAATCCCGGCGATCCTGTGGTTCTGCATGTCGCTTTCTACAATCCGGGAACTCGTTCAGTGCAGACCAAACTGGTACAATTCACAGTTCGTTAA
- a CDS encoding DnaJ domain-containing protein, producing MTQQNGLEIRGTLFRQPFAELAAEILAARLSGSLRLSYGTKKCIVYFKNGRLAFAVSNSKEHKIFALLLSRGRIEDKDLQQAPDFTNDFEFTAFLVRSGFLTKEESDNLFVDQMAAIVTDAFSWKDGDWTFSPLARIRDGLEYDIRIDELLANYSRCLAEHDVLSRFRSLDEQFARSEKEDLNINLSPEEAFVLSRSQDGPMTVQSILNIAPISEGRALHVIYTLWLSGFLIRTDWERVFDEHSVAMMNNVRLELKREARIVSQKAPDETTPDEPQPQPEVTAEPEPVITLDEYLDRVLNAVTFYDVLGVDRGVESDELKRAYFTSAKQFHPDKYRSESPETLKRIQDAFTSLSQAHETLKTPELREIYDYRMRKELAEREKRGGEAVGNASLQAEQAAENFERGFSMLMDGDAEGATPFLARAAHYAPKNARYRAYYGKALSHDDKQRHKAEAEMQAALKLDNTNPTFRLLLAEFFAQVGLMKRAEGELNRLLAMFPSNREAREMLDELKTRTN from the coding sequence ATGACCCAACAGAACGGCCTTGAGATCAGGGGAACGCTCTTCCGTCAACCTTTCGCCGAATTAGCGGCGGAGATCCTTGCCGCGCGTCTTTCCGGCAGCCTTCGACTAAGCTACGGCACTAAAAAGTGCATTGTTTACTTTAAGAACGGCAGGCTGGCATTTGCCGTCTCAAATTCAAAGGAACATAAGATCTTCGCTCTGCTGCTTTCACGAGGACGTATTGAAGATAAAGATCTGCAGCAGGCTCCGGATTTTACCAACGACTTTGAGTTCACGGCTTTCTTGGTCCGCAGCGGCTTTCTGACAAAAGAAGAAAGCGACAACCTGTTTGTTGATCAGATGGCTGCAATCGTTACAGATGCGTTCTCATGGAAGGACGGCGATTGGACATTCAGCCCCCTGGCACGGATCCGCGATGGGTTGGAATATGACATCCGCATCGACGAACTACTAGCCAACTACAGCCGCTGCCTTGCTGAACATGACGTTCTGTCACGGTTTCGCAGTCTCGACGAGCAGTTCGCACGTTCAGAGAAGGAAGACCTTAACATAAATCTCTCGCCTGAAGAGGCGTTCGTCCTGTCGCGGTCGCAGGATGGCCCGATGACGGTACAAAGCATTTTGAATATCGCTCCGATCTCGGAGGGCCGTGCTCTTCACGTGATATACACGCTATGGCTAAGCGGCTTTCTCATCCGAACCGATTGGGAAAGGGTGTTTGACGAACATTCCGTTGCCATGATGAACAACGTGAGACTGGAGTTGAAGCGCGAAGCTCGCATCGTCTCCCAAAAGGCCCCGGATGAAACTACCCCCGACGAACCTCAACCGCAGCCGGAGGTTACCGCCGAACCCGAGCCCGTGATCACATTGGATGAATATCTCGACCGTGTTTTGAATGCAGTTACTTTCTACGATGTTCTCGGTGTCGATCGGGGCGTAGAAAGTGATGAGCTGAAAAGAGCCTACTTCACGTCGGCAAAGCAGTTTCACCCGGACAAATACCGCTCGGAATCGCCCGAAACACTCAAACGCATTCAGGATGCCTTCACCTCGCTGTCTCAGGCGCATGAAACGCTGAAGACGCCCGAACTGCGTGAGATCTACGACTATAGGATGCGCAAGGAACTTGCCGAACGCGAGAAACGCGGCGGCGAAGCGGTCGGGAACGCGAGCCTGCAGGCTGAACAGGCAGCAGAGAATTTCGAACGCGGCTTCTCAATGCTTATGGACGGCGACGCCGAAGGGGCAACACCGTTCCTTGCTCGAGCCGCACACTACGCCCCAAAAAATGCACGCTACCGTGCATATTACGGCAAGGCTCTTTCGCACGACGACAAGCAGCGGCACAAGGCCGAAGCTGAGATGCAGGCAGCACTCAAACTCGACAATACGAATCCGACGTTCCGGCTCCTTTTGGCAGAATTCTTTGCTCAGGTCGGCCTGATGAAGCGGGCTGAGGGCGAGCTCAATCGCCTGCTTGCGATGTTCCCGAGCAATCGCGAGGCTCGCGAAATGCTTGACGAACTTAAAACTCGAACGAATTGA
- a CDS encoding HD domain-containing protein, with product MSSIFRDSGNADEKLRRIADRIDVFELYSGPHSTQVADLADRLGEAFNLASRDRNYLHKAALLHDIGELAMNRDYIAAARPLSDTELIDLRRHPVIGEQEAAKLDLSRGVQLIIRWHHEWWNGWGYPDGLSGQEIPLTARLLRVADGFASLTAKRPYRDALSVADARKHLAEMAGVEYDPEAVFTLLSILSNDARMASEASERLSFEQQNAGLQ from the coding sequence GTGAGCAGTATCTTTCGTGACAGCGGCAATGCGGACGAAAAACTCCGCCGTATCGCAGACCGCATCGACGTTTTCGAGCTTTACAGCGGGCCGCACAGCACACAGGTCGCCGACCTCGCTGACCGGCTTGGCGAGGCGTTCAATCTCGCCTCCCGCGACCGCAATTATCTGCACAAAGCCGCATTGCTGCACGATATCGGCGAGCTGGCGATGAATCGCGATTACATCGCCGCCGCCCGTCCGCTTTCTGATACAGAACTCATCGATCTGCGGCGTCATCCCGTCATCGGCGAACAGGAAGCCGCCAAGCTCGATCTGTCTCGCGGCGTCCAGTTGATCATCCGCTGGCATCACGAATGGTGGAACGGCTGGGGCTATCCCGACGGGCTTTCGGGTCAAGAGATACCGTTGACCGCGCGTTTGCTTCGTGTGGCTGACGGTTTTGCGTCACTGACCGCGAAGCGCCCGTATCGCGATGCGTTGTCTGTCGCTGATGCCCGAAAACACCTCGCCGAAATGGCTGGGGTCGAGTACGATCCGGAGGCCGTTTTCACGCTGTTGAGCATTCTGTCGAACGACGCACGCATGGCGTCGGAGGCATCGGAACGTCTTTCTTTTGAACAACAAAATGCAGGGCTACAATAA